The genomic window gagacaaagaAGCTTCAGCTTAAGCCAAACtgagctgggtggctgggctggcaggagtggggagggtcaagggcattcacagagctcatcctgctggaaGGACGAGGAAAAGGGGCAGTGGGAAGCTAACAGTGaggagagctgaggcctggagggcAGCTCTTGAATGACACTCAGGTCTCACCggacctctgagacattgctgttcttctgccagtgacaggatgagtccctaaacctggggctcgctCCTCCTCGTGGTCAaaggcatcaaggaaggctacagtgcgacagagactgccctgagctggcaactcactgggggaaaagagggagcacttgtgaagtaaaaggcaggcggggcagagaactgttcagagaagggctgagctaaagcttgagcaagctgagaaatgccatttggggtcatcccagattgatttcatttcacaagttattgaacaagtttattttgggggcggggggggtgtcatgttttcccctggaggCGTGCACTCTGCAGGCTTGAGCTGCGTTGCCGAAATGCtcgagcacgtctctgctgcggctcacaccggttcttctttggcttcttccgGCCCggtgctgagccgcagcagagccctggcggagcccagagcagcctcagcatccacagagcccggctgcaaggagagaaagcagaaaccgcCCGTCACTTGAAGGCTgctgtcccccttgtcccagccacccgtggtgcccaggccgtgctggctgtgctcagagcggTGCCCGAAGCCGCCcgtcactgctgcctttggcaggagagcaggatggcaggacacgtgccaccgcccgcagccagccatggcagatccacctcctcagcagctgcccattgggatgctcctgtgctcgctgccatctcccaaaagcccttatcccagccgtgccaagaaGACGGGGACCCACCGCACGCCACCCGCCGccggaagaaaagctgctcccaagcgaTGTCCTCGGCCTTCTCCAAGGCCCCGTCCCATCCACGCTGCAGCTGGTCCCAAGCACTTCCCGATCCAGACTGGACACCACCTACAACACTTCCTTTAAgggaaacaaacaacaaattaatgaaaagggattacagacaaaaaggagaaacaagaaaaaaggtaaaaagtctTCTCTCTGTTGGGGGCCTGAGGAAGGCCCAACCTTCCCtacatgctggggaaaaacccaccctcGGGCGAGGGAAGCCCACgctttctcccctcccccccgcacTGACCCCCAACAGGCACAGcgagcccaaagcaaacaagccgagtggagcagcccaagcccttcctttcctgcaaaacaaagcagcccgtgcacagctcctggagtgccacctctgctcctgccatgggggcttgtttgtgtcgggctggctgccccagccccagccccaggaacagTGGGcggtgggggctgttggcagggccaggggctgacTCCCATTTCCTAAGcaccccagcccatcccgcccgccctgccgaaaagcagcttggcagccggctgaagaattagttgcatccgccccagcaaaggggggaacctttgcttcccggccaggccgtgcaatgcccaaatctgggagcatccccctggctgtggactcatctgtaaattcgctgtggagcctggctttgaagaaggtgccagaatcgaagcccatcatcttcagcttgccggtggccaggtcgagGAAGAGCTTGCCATCCTTGACGTCgtcctccatgtctccagcagcagcaggagtacagcttctccaggggctccttcttccctgcggctgagagcaggctgtcagtgccccgcccagggccccggctgtcagtgaagcaggacaagcaaaagcagcttgcacggcggccaccagtgctgggaagagcagctcagcgccAGCACAAGGGCTGCGGGTCCCCATCTGACGACCCCTGCGCAGCAATACAGGCAGGGCAAAAAAGCCTGCGTTTCTTGGCTTCTTCTGGCCAAGGCACGTGTGGAGCTgtaacttaccggctccctggatcaaagtgtgcctgtggctctctcccttcttctaTGGATGATGAATATCCTGCAGCCAAGGATCACacgacaggtcttctaatgagggcctgtCCAAGGAGTGCAGGGACAGACACCATCTGATCAGTTCCTTGCAGTCTGTggggagaaaccagaaagcgccggtcagttgcagaaggctcctgtccgctttgccccactattgccatgcccaggccatgccatgGGGGCTCCGAGCTGTGCCTGAACTTTCCCATCCATTCTttgttttggaggagagcaggagagcgaggcatgtgccacctcctcggcagctgccagagcgggatgctcatgagcccgctgctgtctcccagtactgctattccccccgtgccgcaGGGATGAGCATCCACCTTGAGAGAGCCGTTCTGGGAGCGACAGCTGGCCCCAGCTGATGTTCCGGCCCTTCGGGAACGGGTGCcgcccgcagaccatctggtgcagcacgatgcccagggaccagacggtagctgcctcgccgtagtaccagccaaaatgggtccattccggggggctgtacgCTGGTGTTCCTACGGAATAGAGAGGCACTTCATTAGCGGGATGCTGCCTGCTCccggagcctcgccccagcatccctgggcacgcGGGGGCTGCACCAGCGGCACACGgcatgacccgctgccctctcgccAGCGCCTGTGACTTGtggacaaactgggggttgtAAAAGAAGCCACCGGTGtcacaagagggcagcggaagccctggcaaggctaaagcattccatgcaaagggaaAACCCGCTCAGTGCCGGGGGTGGGAAAACCATGCCttcaccctccctgcctgcattgccccaaaaaaacattctgaagcCAAGGCAAACAAGGCGAGCTGAGCAGTCCAAGCCGGTTcttgcctgcacaccaaaccggCGGGTGCACAGCTTCTGGCCCCCCCCcctctgctacccccacccacgggtgtgTTTTTGTCacactggctgccccagccccagcgccagtcctgggcagagtggctggcgaaggctgccagcagggctggaagatggccccCCGGCCACCCGCACTCAAAAGCAACTGGGCTGAAAACTCGGTCCCATGACTGGcatcaaaagggagaatccccgctgccacagccaggttgGGCCGCGAGATGCCGGCACCGGGAGCCTACCCTGGTGAggactcacctgcaaagctggtgtaggctgtgtcttgcaggtaggtgccgcaGCCAAAGTCAATCAATTTGGCCTGGCCCgtggccaggtcaaccaggatgttctctggtTTCAGGTCCCTGtgaaggaccccgcagctggtgcagtgccgcacggcctccaggaccTGGCGGAACAGCTCCCGTGCCACCTCCTCGGACAGGAAGCCCCGCGCTCGAATGAAATGGAGCAGGTCCTGAGACTGCTCCGGCCgctccatcaccagcaccaCGTTGCTGGGGAGCTCGAGCCACTCGAGGAGCTGCACCACACCAGGGAAGCCggtggacaccttgtccagcagcacgacctCGAGTGGTGCGCTGGTGCCgttgggctgcgggaggagcacgatGCCGTCAGtggggctgatgccgtgccagggctcgggaagccctcgccCAGCCCGGGATGCTCTGCGCCCTCCGCTGCCCCCACGCCCGCTCTCCCCCGAGGCGTCCTGGCGCCTTCCACCCtcccgggcctcggctcatccccgcccgtcatGCCCcgccttctcccgctgcccaccacccccacccctaccccccccgctcactcaccagctcgccccaatgacgGATGCGGGTCCGTGGCACccatttgatggccacctgcaagccaaggggagcagcgggctgagctcgccgcccgccctgccgagccccatcctccttctcctgcgccctcctttgccccccgcctcctgcgcccgccgccggccccgccactcaccggggcgccgtccgagagccgcgtggccgcgaagacgctgccgaagccgccgcgccccagcagcgaaccctcCAGGTAGCGCTCCCTCAGGCCCTGCAGCGCATTCCCTGCCGGCGAGACGCGgctgtcagcgctcggcccggggccagaaACGGCCGCCGGGCGctcctcaaccgccccgggccgggtatCCCCAGATGTTGCCTCTTTCGAAGGggacaccggcggctcgggggcgggggccgcgctGCCGAGCGGAAGAGCTCGGACCGGGGAAGACGCCGCggacgcggcgggagcggccgcgccgtctGTCTCCTCGGCGGGtcccgggaggggccggggccggggccggggccggggccgggccagccggagccagaggCTAACAGTGCTGCCCAAgaggcaggcactgatgcccgcccagcggCGCCACCGCCAGTAGGGcaagagccgggcggaggcgagaccgcggcgggacgcccgggggcggggagggcgcagccccgcccggggccgggggcgggccgggcgcatggcccggcctggcatggggagagggaggccgcggaagGGGCGGAGGGGGTGGAGCACTgaagggagagcgggacaggggatgcgggacactgggagaaggagaggaggaacaggagaaggAACGCAGAGGGTCTGG from Aphelocoma coerulescens isolate FSJ_1873_10779 unplaced genomic scaffold, UR_Acoe_1.0 HiC_scaffold_60, whole genome shotgun sequence includes these protein-coding regions:
- the LOC138102085 gene encoding serine/threonine-protein kinase pim-1-like yields the protein MPGRAMRPARPRPRAGLRPPRPRASRRGLASARLLPYWRWRRWAGISACLLGSTVSLWLRLARPRPRPRPRPLPGPAEETDGAAAPAASAASSPVRALPLGSAAPAPEPPVSPSKEATSGDTRPGAVEERPAAVSGPGPSADSRVSPAGNALQGLRERYLEGSLLGRGGFGSVFAATRLSDGAPVAIKWVPRTRIRHWGELPNGTSAPLEVVLLDKVSTGFPGVVQLLEWLELPSNVVLVMERPEQSQDLLHFIRARGFLSEEVARELFRQVLEAVRHCTSCGVLHRDLKPENILVDLATGQAKLIDFGCGTYLQDTAYTSFAGTPAYSPPEWTHFGWYYGEAATVWSLGIVLHQMVCGRHPFPKGRNISWGQLSLPERLSQDCKELIRWCLSLHSLDRPSLEDLSCDPWLQDIHHP